A DNA window from Brenneria izadpanahii contains the following coding sequences:
- a CDS encoding alkaline phosphatase, whose product MRARWLLPLLFASALPGMLQAQAIYPIDRATMLAGGKFDFKVEFDEVLKPEDIRILINGKDYQQVFGKSAAFVEREDGENVSAVWVRDVTLPAAGKYVVAAQAKGKSSEVTWDVYQTPDKRKAKNVILFIGDGLSVAHRTGARILSKGITEGKADGRLAIDDLQYMAFGGTSSTDSIAADSANTMSAYMTGHKSGVNALGVYVSRSKNSLEHPKQETLGELLTRSTKMSVGVVSDAELEDATPAAVVSHTRRRADKAEIVEMFYNVKPSVILGGGSAYFLPKSTPGSKRKDENNYVEKFQQDGYTLVTDADTLKKNASQATKLLGLFHTGNMDGVLDRRFLKNDVAKKFPNQPDLTEMTQAALDVLSKNKDGFFLMVESALIDKASHPLDWERAFYNTIMLDQSVAIAKKFVEKNPDTLIIVTGDHTHGISIIGTVDDNKPGTEMREKVGVYEDAGYPNYQDANKDGYPDDVNVSKRLAVFFNNFPDYYETFRPKLDGTFVPAIKNEKDEYVANKAYENVPGAVFREGILPRSVDTGVHSVDDMVIQASGPGAERIHGYMDNTELFRVIVDALAVRPQDKK is encoded by the coding sequence TTTACCGGGAATGCTTCAGGCACAAGCCATTTACCCAATTGACCGCGCGACAATGCTGGCGGGTGGGAAATTCGATTTTAAGGTTGAGTTTGACGAAGTATTAAAGCCGGAAGATATTCGTATCCTGATCAATGGGAAGGACTATCAGCAGGTATTCGGCAAATCGGCTGCCTTTGTGGAACGTGAAGATGGCGAAAACGTCTCCGCGGTTTGGGTTCGGGACGTAACCCTGCCGGCTGCGGGAAAATATGTTGTAGCGGCGCAGGCCAAGGGAAAATCTTCAGAAGTTACGTGGGACGTTTACCAGACGCCTGATAAACGTAAAGCCAAGAACGTGATCCTGTTTATTGGCGACGGCCTGTCGGTCGCGCACCGTACCGGCGCCCGTATCCTGTCCAAAGGCATTACCGAAGGGAAAGCCGACGGCCGCCTGGCGATTGACGATCTGCAATATATGGCGTTTGGCGGCACCTCCAGTACCGACTCTATCGCGGCGGACAGCGCCAACACCATGAGCGCCTATATGACCGGCCACAAATCCGGTGTGAATGCGCTGGGCGTATATGTCAGCCGCAGTAAAAACTCGCTGGAGCATCCGAAGCAGGAAACGCTGGGCGAATTGCTTACCCGTTCGACCAAAATGTCCGTAGGCGTGGTCAGCGATGCCGAGCTTGAAGACGCCACCCCGGCCGCCGTGGTGTCCCACACCCGCCGCCGTGCGGATAAGGCGGAAATCGTCGAGATGTTTTACAACGTGAAACCCAGCGTGATTCTGGGCGGCGGCTCGGCCTATTTTCTGCCGAAAAGTACGCCTGGCTCCAAGCGTAAAGACGAAAACAACTATGTGGAAAAATTCCAGCAGGATGGCTATACGCTGGTGACCGACGCGGACACGCTGAAGAAGAACGCCTCCCAGGCCACCAAACTGTTGGGGCTGTTCCATACCGGCAACATGGATGGCGTGCTGGATCGCCGCTTCCTGAAGAACGACGTCGCCAAAAAATTCCCCAACCAGCCGGATCTGACCGAAATGACTCAGGCGGCGCTGGATGTGCTGTCTAAAAACAAGGACGGTTTCTTCCTGATGGTGGAATCCGCGCTGATCGACAAAGCCTCGCATCCGCTGGACTGGGAACGCGCATTTTATAACACCATCATGCTGGATCAGTCGGTGGCGATCGCCAAGAAGTTTGTTGAGAAAAATCCGGATACGCTGATCATCGTAACGGGCGACCACACGCACGGTATCTCTATTATCGGGACGGTGGATGACAACAAACCCGGTACTGAAATGCGCGAGAAGGTGGGCGTGTATGAAGACGCCGGCTATCCGAACTACCAGGACGCCAATAAAGACGGCTACCCGGATGACGTGAATGTCTCCAAACGTCTGGCGGTCTTCTTCAACAACTTCCCCGACTACTACGAAACTTTCCGTCCGAAACTGGATGGCACCTTTGTGCCGGCAATCAAGAACGAGAAAGACGAGTACGTCGCCAATAAAGCCTATGAAAACGTACCGGGTGCCGTGTTCCGCGAAGGTATTTTACCGCGTTCCGTCGATACCGGCGTTCACTCGGTAGACGATATGGTTATCCAGGCCAGCGGTCCGGGGGCCGAGCGTATACATGGTTATATGGATAATACCGAGCTGTTCCGGGTGATTGTGGATGCCCTGGCGGTAAGACCGCAGGATAAGAAATAA